The stretch of DNA ACACATAATCTCCTGTAAAAGGTTCAAACTTGGCAATCACGCGCGTTACGTGAGCGGATGGTGCTGCTAACGTATCTTTCCAACTTTTTTCATTTTCAGCAGGTGATAGTGGAGCATCCGTGTAAATTATTGATCCATCTTCATTATATTTTTCTAAATCGAATGGTTGTCGGTCAAGAACTTGAAATTGTACAAGGTGAAGATGAATGGGATGTGTAAAGTTAGTTACGTTTACAATCGACCAAATTTCTGTATCACCGAGCTGAGGTTTTTCAGTAATTGGATCATGCCATAATTGATTATTGAGTAATAGTAGCGGTCTTCCGAATTTATCTTCTGATCCCACTAGTTTTAGATTTCGAATAGTATTTATTGAATTTTGTTTTAGTGAGGGTATATGCGTTAAGTGTTTGGGAATTCTGCTTATATCTTTATTCTTTAAAGGTTTGTAGACTTTAAATTGCATAATATGATTGGTTTGATCATCTGGATCGGCATCCTCACCTAAATCATTGTTTATATTTATAACCTGCCCTTTATATTCGCTAAAGTCAATGACAATATCTATACGTTCTGCTGGTTCTATAACAAATTGTCGGGTAGGAATACTTTTACGTAGTAGTCCACCATCAGAACCAATTTGATATATCGGTACGTCATTATTCAAGGATATCCGATATGTTCGAGTATTAGAGGCATTTACTAGTCTAAATCGATATTTTCTTGGTTCGACATCCATATATGGCCAAGCCTTCCCATTAACGAGTATTGTTTCCCCTAAATATGCAGGGACAATAGAAGGGGAGGGTGCTCCTGGGATTGGTTCATCAGGTCCAGAAGGATAGAATAATGAACCATCTGGATTAAGTGTTCGGTCACAGATAATTAAGGGTATTTCGTAGTCACCGGATGGTAGCTGT from Oceanobacillus iheyensis HTE831 encodes:
- a CDS encoding multicopper oxidase family protein; this encodes MKLTKFVDELPIIQTLHPTEKSNHLTYYEVTMKEGWHKLHRDLPSTKLWGYNGQFPGPTIEVSEREMIHVKWMNHLPPKLMLPLDTSIHHLDQMPQTRTVTHVHGSVTKPDSDGYPEAWFTRGFQETGPDFSREVYEYPNNQRAATLWYHDHAMGITRLNVYAGLVGMYIIRGEEEKALQLPSGDYEIPLIICDRTLNPDGSLFYPSGPDEPIPGAPSPSIVPAYLGETILVNGKAWPYMDVEPRKYRFRLVNASNTRTYRISLNNDVPIYQIGSDGGLLRKSIPTRQFVIEPAERIDIVIDFSEYKGQVININNDLGEDADPDDQTNHIMQFKVYKPLKNKDISRIPKHLTHIPSLKQNSINTIRNLKLVGSEDKFGRPLLLLNNQLWHDPITEKPQLGDTEIWSIVNVTNFTHPIHLHLVQFQVLDRQPFDLEKYNEDGSIIYTDAPLSPAENEKSWKDTLAAPSAHVTRVIAKFEPFTGDYVWHCHILEHEDYDMMRPFTIVDKEEEETL